A stretch of Lathyrus oleraceus cultivar Zhongwan6 chromosome 6, CAAS_Psat_ZW6_1.0, whole genome shotgun sequence DNA encodes these proteins:
- the LOC127091135 gene encoding uncharacterized protein LOC127091135 yields MKTSTICSVFLGLILISQYPFAANARSVGLRSGLIPVVCSASSDNAQCNSILGSNPQAAQAKSFPQLAKAVLEMAYDKAAAGQSFLKALAAETKSPALIQCANFDYDGVVMSFKSSLDELKEDPQTANYDAKVASDGTAQCDRGMAAGHVVNPEVTTLNSQITFYSELAFLVTNKL; encoded by the coding sequence ATGAAAACCTCCACAATCTGTTCCGTGTTCCTTGGTTTGATACTAATTTCTCAATACCCTTTTGCCGCAAATGCCAGATCCGTTGGATTACGCTCAGGCCTAATTCCCGTCGTTTGCAGCGCTTCATCCGACAACGCACAATGCAACTCCATCCTCGGATCAAATCCTCAAGCCGCACAAGCGAAAAGCTTCCCACAACTCGCAAAGGCTGTTCTCGAAATGGCGTACGACAAAGCCGCTGCTGGACAGAGTTTTCTGAAAGCATTAGCAGCAGAAACCAAGTCTCCAGCACTCATACAGTGTGCTAATTTTGATTACGATGGTGTTGTTATGTCTTTTAAAAGCTCTCTTGATGAGTTGAAGGAAGATCCTCAAACTGCTAACTATGATGCTAAGGTTGCTAGTGATGGAACTGCTCAATGTGATAGAGGAATGGCTGCTGGACATGTTGTTAATCCTGAAGTTACCACTCTTAATAGTCAGATTACTTTTTATAGTGAATTGGCATTCCTAGTCACTAATAAACTTTGA
- the LOC127095997 gene encoding uncharacterized protein LOC127095997, whose translation MTETIKDYITRITRLVNQIKSCGETILEQNVVSKVLRSLTSRFDNIIVAIEESKDLTTLSKDELQSSLEAHEQRMDERGADKAKAEIALQAHFNEKNKRSKGKFAARGKSIFQKFGSNDSQNSKYSTGEKGESSSKDSGHSNGFKKRDVNKMQCYKCRKFGHFANSCRGKSNENHNNEAKVARGEVDDEDTLLVMITEERYDITDVLGSSYSSDSLRDSSCTVPENSEKMHSDRSALVTVHDGVQGRDEWYLDSGCFNTYDGSKRLVCANQSSGKK comes from the coding sequence atgacagaaaCGATCAAAGACTACATTACGCGCATTACCCGGTTAgttaatcaaatcaaatcttGTGGGGAAACGATTCTTGAGCAGAATGTTGTATCGAAAGTATTGCGTTCGTTGACGTCGCGTTTCGACAACATAATTGTGGCTATTGAAGAATCAAAGGATCTAACAACTTTGAGCAAGGATGAATTGCAAAGCTCGTTAGAGGCACATGAACAAAGGATGGATGAGAGAGGCGCCGACAAAGCCAAAGCGGAGATTGCTTTGCAAGCGCATTTCAATGAAAAGAATAAGAGGTCGAAAGGAAAATTTGCGGCGAGAGGTAAATCAATTTTTCAGAAATTTGGTTCAAACGATTCGCAAAATTCAAAGTATTCGACGGGTGAAAAGGGTGAAAGTAGCTCCAAGGATAGTGGTCATAGCAATGGTTTTAAGAAGCGTGATGTCAATAAGATGCAATGCTACAAGTGCAGAAAGTTTGGACACTTTGCAAATTCGTGTCGTGGTAAATCGAATGAGAATCACAACAATGAAGCCAAGGTTGCTAGGGGAGAGGTAGATGATGAGGACACACTTCTAGTAATGATCACGGAGGAGAGATATGATATTACAGATGTTCTGGGCAGCAGCTATAGTAGTGACAGTTTGCGGGACAGCAGTTGTACCGTTCCGGAAAATAGCGAGAAAATGCATTCGGATCGAAGTGCATTGGTTACTGTTCATGATGGAGTCCAAGGGAGAGATGAGTGGTACTTGGATTCCGGTTGTTTCAACACATATGACGGGTCGAAAAGATTGGTTTGTGCAAATCAATCAAGCGGCAAAAAGTAA